The segment CCGAGGTGGTGGAGGAGGAGAACACCTTCTACGCACGAAGGGCCCGCCCCCTTTCGGGGCGGGTGGTCTTCGACCTGCCCACGGTGGGCGGAACCGAGCAGGCCATGCTGGCGGTGGCCCTTGGGGGCGAGGCCACCTTGGTGCAGGCGGCCATGGAACCGGAGGTGGAGGACCTGGGCCATTTCCTGCGGATGCTGGGGGTGGAGGTCCAGGGCCTGGGCAGCCCCATCCTGCACATCCGGGGTGCCAGGCAGCTTGGCGGGGGTACTTACCGCATCATCCCCGATCGCATAGAGGCCGGCACCTACCTCCTGGCGGCGGCGGCCACCCGGGGGTCCATCACCCTGACCGAGGTGCGCCCCGACCACCTGGATGCTCTTTTGGATAAACTACAGCAAACTGGGCACCGGGTGGAGGTGGGGAAGGACTGGGTGCGGTTCGAAGCGGTACCGAACCCTAAGCCCTTCTTCGTGGAGGCCCGGGAGTACCCCGGCTTCCCCACGGATCTTCAGCCCATCGTTACCGCCTATCTGGCCACGGTTCCCGGGCAGAGTGCCATCACCGACCGGGTTTACCCGGACCGCTTTACCCATGTGGGGGAGCTGGCCCGGATGGGGGCCGAGCTTTACCTGCGGGACCGCACCCTCCTGGTGAACGGGAAGCGGTTGCATGGGGCCCAGGTGAAGGCCCTGGATATTCGCGCCGGAGGTGGGCTGGTGGTGGCCGCTT is part of the Thermus caldilimi genome and harbors:
- the murA gene encoding UDP-N-acetylglucosamine 1-carboxyvinyltransferase — protein: MMLKDSRRGSRILRIEGGQPLSGELRIYPAKNAALPILAASLLTPEPITLLEVPRLRDVEVMLELLAHLGTRYQWEGRTLHLHTPEIQNTHAPYELVGQMRASFIVWGALLARAGEGRISLPGGCAFGARPVDQHVKALRALGAEVVEEENTFYARRARPLSGRVVFDLPTVGGTEQAMLAVALGGEATLVQAAMEPEVEDLGHFLRMLGVEVQGLGSPILHIRGARQLGGGTYRIIPDRIEAGTYLLAAAATRGSITLTEVRPDHLDALLDKLQQTGHRVEVGKDWVRFEAVPNPKPFFVEAREYPGFPTDLQPIVTAYLATVPGQSAITDRVYPDRFTHVGELARMGAELYLRDRTLLVNGKRLHGAQVKALDIRAGGGLVVAALSAEGVSEVEGVYFLERGYEHLEERLKALGARVNLAEVPLAPLAAD